Sequence from the Dehalococcoidia bacterium genome:
AGGTGAGCCTTCAACTGAGCTTCGCTGCAGTGCTGGGTATAATCATTCTGACGCCAACCTTTCAGCAATGGGGAAGTAAGACCGGAGCACTAGCTATCCTAGTAGATAGCTTCGCCTACAGCCTGGGGGCCATCATAGCCACCCTGCCACTCGTGGCCTACCACTTTGGATACATCTCCCTGGTCGGCCTCCCTGCCACCTTCCTCACCTTGCTCGCACTGCCCGCCATCATCGTGCTCTCGGCGCTGGTAGGTTTTATCGGCCTCCTCTCCCTGCCCGTTGCCCAGGTCATCGGGTGGCTAGACTGGCTCTTCCTGGAGTATATGGTTTCGGTGGTTAAGGGCTTTGCCTCTCTACCCTATTCCTCCCTCGAGTTCGATGGGACAGATTCATTCTGGGTCTGGCTCTACTACGGCATACTGGGTAGCGCGATCTGGCTGGTCACCAGGGGGAAGCCTCTTTTATCCGGCATTAGGGTTGGCATTGGAGGAGCTCCCGGCGTTTTGACCTCTCTATCTCGAAGTAAGTCGGTGAAATGGGTTCTCATCCCGCTATTTATCATCGCCATCCTTATCTGGACTGCTGTAGCGGTCACCCCTGAAGGTGGCAGGCTCAGCGTTAGCTTTCTGGATGTGGGGCAGGGCGATTCCATCCTTATCACTACCCCGTCGGGCCAGCATATCCTCGTCGATGGCGGGCCCAGCCCGGAAGAGGTCGCCTACGCTCTGGGGAAGGAGCTTCCATTCTGGGAGCGCACTATAGAACTGGTGGTGCTCACCCATGCCCACGACGATCATATCACCGGGCTGGTTGAGGTGCTTCGCCGCTATGAGGTCGAGCAGGTGCTGTATCCCGAGGGCATCGATTATACCTCGAATGCATACTCCGAGTGGCTGGGCCTCGTCGAGGAGAAGGGGATCGGGAGCACGCGGGCTCAGGCGGGGCAGGTAATCGACCTCGGTTTCGGGGCAACCCTTAAGGTGCTTCACCCGCCCGCTGAATTTCTCGAGGGTACCGAATCGGACATCGATAACACTGGAATTGTGCTGCGGCTTGAGATGGGGGGGGTCAGCTTCCTTCTCACCGCTGACCTCTTTAGGGATGGAGAGCTTTACCTGGTTTGTCAGCGGTTGGAGCTCGGGAGCAATGTGCTCAAGGTGAGCCACCACGGCTCAAGCACCTCTACCTCTCCAAGCTTTCTTGACGCCGTCGACCCCGATGTGGCGGTGATCTCGGTGGGCGAGGACAACCCATTCGGCCACCCCAGCGCTGGGGTCATGGCCAGGCTTATGGCAAAGGTTGGTGAGGAAAATATCTACCTCACCTCCGAGCGGGGCACTGTCACCCTCACTACCGACGGGGAGAGGTTGTGGGTGGACGAAGGGGAATAGGGGGGAGAACGAAAAAGTTGGAAGCGGGGAGAT
This genomic interval carries:
- a CDS encoding DNA internalization-related competence protein ComEC/Rec2, which encodes MTLVYLSLALVIGIYLGSHFTLPLDTVLPIIASVLLVVLLFRKNRPILLGGLCFALLLCGALRFAAVPSGDALQPYIGEGTVQITGVVAEEPEPSDSSNRLTISANEIDGEEVSGNLLVHTTRYPVYEYGDLLKVTGKLEQPPDDIDGFDYRAYLARQGIYSTMYYPDVELEGSGQVPQPFQAIYSFRHRMGEALGGSLSEPQGSLAKGILLGLRHDIPSPLYQDFRDSGTAHLLAISGLHMAIVSGILLSASVWLFGRRRPTYFLLTLGALWGYAVLAGMSPSVTRAAIMVSLFLFGAYVGRQRSGITAVAFAAAIMVAIDPQILWQVSLQLSFAAVLGIIILTPTFQQWGSKTGALAILVDSFAYSLGAIIATLPLVAYHFGYISLVGLPATFLTLLALPAIIVLSALVGFIGLLSLPVAQVIGWLDWLFLEYMVSVVKGFASLPYSSLEFDGTDSFWVWLYYGILGSAIWLVTRGKPLLSGIRVGIGGAPGVLTSLSRSKSVKWVLIPLFIIAILIWTAVAVTPEGGRLSVSFLDVGQGDSILITTPSGQHILVDGGPSPEEVAYALGKELPFWERTIELVVLTHAHDDHITGLVEVLRRYEVEQVLYPEGIDYTSNAYSEWLGLVEEKGIGSTRAQAGQVIDLGFGATLKVLHPPAEFLEGTESDIDNTGIVLRLEMGGVSFLLTADLFRDGELYLVCQRLELGSNVLKVSHHGSSTSTSPSFLDAVDPDVAVISVGEDNPFGHPSAGVMARLMAKVGEENIYLTSERGTVTLTTDGERLWVDEGE